A window of the Cannabis sativa cultivar Pink pepper isolate KNU-18-1 chromosome X, ASM2916894v1, whole genome shotgun sequence genome harbors these coding sequences:
- the LOC115704820 gene encoding protein kinase STUNTED isoform X1 has product MTVFEEFLTVLHNTKKERIVLVGIRIDSHSREILSWALVKVAEPGDSVVAIHVCRNSDEALKKKPSLDDYLEVYQGLCSVKKVALTGQILTGSSARRALVREAISHGVEALVLGISKRSNIRSRISTAKYCAKRLSSTTEVLAIHNGKVLFRRCPITKLSDTATNDRKELKPSPFTTKETVSEFGDSEAETETVVSFCETTRSTDSFSLISHQEKRRSLSRSDSLLSTDSFSMDQKLGWPLLRKSISGAPHTPKARNISVVHWVMSLPDRSPMQYLHCPTIVENPNMEGELNDFDNDTNNSIKLSDFSEIPEGLQNLLLTNSRGYKWFTLDDLKASTSQFASENLIGNGGCNRVYKGTLECGKLVAIKILESSKQGWKDFALEFDIISSLKHKHITPLLGICVEDNALISVYDFLPKGSLEENLHGKKEDKFVLSWELRYDVAIGIAEALHYLHKESPQPVIHRDIKSANVLLSNEFEAKLSDFGLAIWGPITSSFVTQGDVVGTFGYLAPEYFMYGKVSDKIDVYAFGVVLLELLSGRRPIVSDSPKGQESLVMWAKPLLESRDVKSLLDPNLDGKVDEVQMKRMVLAATLCLIRSSRLRPSIIQILKILKGEEDIEKWANSKNICQQHDISENQGEEDDEVYPNSSAELHLSLALLDVDDDEMTSFSSTDRSSSLYLNESFKDRWSRSPSFD; this is encoded by the exons ATGACTGTGTTTGAGGAGTTTTTGACTGTTCTTCATAATACAAAAAAGGAGAGAATTGTTTTGGTTGGTATTCGAATTGATAGCCATAGCAGAGAGATTCTCAGCTGGGCTCTTGTGAAGGTTGCTGAGCCTGGAGATTCTGTTGTTGCTATTCATGTCTGTAGAAATTCAG ATGAAGCTTTGAAAAAGAAACCTTCTTTAGATGATTACCTGGAAGTGTATCAAGGTTTATGTAGTGTAAAAAAG GTGGCACTTACTGGTCAGATATTAACTGGAAGTTCAGCCAGAAGGGCTCTGGTGAGAGAGGCAATCAGTCATGGTGTTGAAGCTCTGGTTTTGGGCATAAGTAAACGAAGCAATATTAG GAGTAGGATTTCCACAGCCAAATATTGTGCCAAGAGGCTATCTTCAACCACAGAAGTCCTGGCTATTCACAATGGGAAAGTTCTCTTCAGAAGGTGCCCCATCACTAAACTTTCAG ACACTGCGACGAATGATCGGAAAGAACTTAAACCAAGTCCTTTTACAACAAAAGAAACTGTGTCTGAATTTGGCGACTCTGAAGCGGAGACGGAAACTGTGGTATCCTTTTGTGAAACGACTAGGAGTACTGACTCATTCAGTCTAATAAGCCatcaagagaagagaagaagccTTTCAAGATCAGATTCTCTTCTTTCAACCGATTCTTTTTCTATGGACCAAAAGCTTGGTTGGCCTTTGCTTAGAAAATCAATTTCAGGGGCCCCACATACCCCAAAGGCAAGGAACATCTCAGTGGTTCATTGGGTGATGAGCTTACCAGATCGGTCTCCAATGCAATATTTACATTGTCCAACAATAGTAGAGAATCCCAACATGGAAGGAGAGCTCAATGACTTTGATAATGACACTAATAATAGTATCAAATTATCTGATTTTAGTGAAATACCAGAAGGGTTGCAAAATCTTCTTCTCACCAACTCACGTGGCTACAAATGGTTCACTCTTGATGATCTCAAAGCGTCAACTTCTcaatttgcttcag AAAATCTGATTGGAAATGGGGGGTGTAACCGTGTGTATAAGGGAACTCTTGAATGTGGAAAGTTAGTGGCAATTAAGATTCTtgaatcatcaaaacaagggtGGAAAGATTTTGCCCTCGAATTTGACATTATATCTTCTTTGAAACACAAACACATCACTCCTTTACTGGGAATTTGTGTTGAGGATAATGCTCTGATTTCTGTCTATGATTTTCTTCCTAAAGGAAGCTTAGAAGAAAATCTACATG GTAAGAAGGAAGACAAGTTTGTTTTGTCATGGGAACTAAGATATGATGTAGCTATTGGGATTGCGGAAGCTCTCCATTACCTTCACAAAGAAAGTCCTCAGCCTGTGATTCATAGAGATATTAAGTCTGCAAACGTTCTTCTCTCTAATGAGTTTGAAGCAAAG TTATCTGATTTTGGATTGGCCATATGGGGCCCCATAACTTCATCTTTTGTAACCCAAGGAGATGTGGTTGGAACATTTGGCTATCTAGCACCTGAATATTTCATGTATGGAAAAGTTAGTGACAAGATTGATGTCTATGCATTTGGAGTTGTACTTCTTGAACTCTTGTCTGGAAGAAGACCAATTGTTTCTGATTCTCCTAAAGGACAAGAGAGTTTGGTCATGTGG GCAAAGCCACTATTAGAGAGTAGAGATGTGAAAAGTTTATTAGACCCAAATTTGGATGGAAAAGTTGATGAAGTTCAAATGAAGAGAATGGTTCTAGCAGCAACTCTTTGCCTCATTCGCTCATCTAGGCTTCGCCCTAGCATCATCCAA ATATTGAAGATATTGAAAGGAGAAGAAGATATTGAGAAGTGGGCAAACTCAAAAAACATTTGTCAACAACATGACATATCAGAGAACCAaggagaagaagatgatgaagttTATCCAAATTCAAGTGCAGAGTTGCATTTGAGTCTTGCATTACTGgatgttgatgatgatgaaaTGACGTCGTTTAGCAGTACGGACAGAAGTAGCAGCCTGTATTTGAATGAGTCCTTTAAAGACCGATGGAGTAGGTCACCAAGTTTCGATTGA
- the LOC115704820 gene encoding protein kinase STUNTED isoform X4 produces the protein MDQKLGWPLLRKSISGAPHTPKARNISVVHWVMSLPDRSPMQYLHCPTIVENPNMEGELNDFDNDTNNSIKLSDFSEIPEGLQNLLLTNSRGYKWFTLDDLKASTSQFASENLIGNGGCNRVYKGTLECGKLVAIKILESSKQGWKDFALEFDIISSLKHKHITPLLGICVEDNALISVYDFLPKGSLEENLHGKKEDKFVLSWELRYDVAIGIAEALHYLHKESPQPVIHRDIKSANVLLSNEFEAKLSDFGLAIWGPITSSFVTQGDVVGTFGYLAPEYFMYGKVSDKIDVYAFGVVLLELLSGRRPIVSDSPKGQESLVMWAKPLLESRDVKSLLDPNLDGKVDEVQMKRMVLAATLCLIRSSRLRPSIIQILKILKGEEDIEKWANSKNICQQHDISENQGEEDDEVYPNSSAELHLSLALLDVDDDEMTSFSSTDRSSSLYLNESFKDRWSRSPSFD, from the exons ATGGACCAAAAGCTTGGTTGGCCTTTGCTTAGAAAATCAATTTCAGGGGCCCCACATACCCCAAAGGCAAGGAACATCTCAGTGGTTCATTGGGTGATGAGCTTACCAGATCGGTCTCCAATGCAATATTTACATTGTCCAACAATAGTAGAGAATCCCAACATGGAAGGAGAGCTCAATGACTTTGATAATGACACTAATAATAGTATCAAATTATCTGATTTTAGTGAAATACCAGAAGGGTTGCAAAATCTTCTTCTCACCAACTCACGTGGCTACAAATGGTTCACTCTTGATGATCTCAAAGCGTCAACTTCTcaatttgcttcag AAAATCTGATTGGAAATGGGGGGTGTAACCGTGTGTATAAGGGAACTCTTGAATGTGGAAAGTTAGTGGCAATTAAGATTCTtgaatcatcaaaacaagggtGGAAAGATTTTGCCCTCGAATTTGACATTATATCTTCTTTGAAACACAAACACATCACTCCTTTACTGGGAATTTGTGTTGAGGATAATGCTCTGATTTCTGTCTATGATTTTCTTCCTAAAGGAAGCTTAGAAGAAAATCTACATG GTAAGAAGGAAGACAAGTTTGTTTTGTCATGGGAACTAAGATATGATGTAGCTATTGGGATTGCGGAAGCTCTCCATTACCTTCACAAAGAAAGTCCTCAGCCTGTGATTCATAGAGATATTAAGTCTGCAAACGTTCTTCTCTCTAATGAGTTTGAAGCAAAG TTATCTGATTTTGGATTGGCCATATGGGGCCCCATAACTTCATCTTTTGTAACCCAAGGAGATGTGGTTGGAACATTTGGCTATCTAGCACCTGAATATTTCATGTATGGAAAAGTTAGTGACAAGATTGATGTCTATGCATTTGGAGTTGTACTTCTTGAACTCTTGTCTGGAAGAAGACCAATTGTTTCTGATTCTCCTAAAGGACAAGAGAGTTTGGTCATGTGG GCAAAGCCACTATTAGAGAGTAGAGATGTGAAAAGTTTATTAGACCCAAATTTGGATGGAAAAGTTGATGAAGTTCAAATGAAGAGAATGGTTCTAGCAGCAACTCTTTGCCTCATTCGCTCATCTAGGCTTCGCCCTAGCATCATCCAA ATATTGAAGATATTGAAAGGAGAAGAAGATATTGAGAAGTGGGCAAACTCAAAAAACATTTGTCAACAACATGACATATCAGAGAACCAaggagaagaagatgatgaagttTATCCAAATTCAAGTGCAGAGTTGCATTTGAGTCTTGCATTACTGgatgttgatgatgatgaaaTGACGTCGTTTAGCAGTACGGACAGAAGTAGCAGCCTGTATTTGAATGAGTCCTTTAAAGACCGATGGAGTAGGTCACCAAGTTTCGATTGA
- the LOC115704820 gene encoding protein kinase STUNTED isoform X3 — protein MGKFSSEDTATNDRKELKPSPFTTKETVSEFGDSEAETETVVSFCETTRSTDSFSLISHQEKRRSLSRSDSLLSTDSFSMDQKLGWPLLRKSISGAPHTPKARNISVVHWVMSLPDRSPMQYLHCPTIVENPNMEGELNDFDNDTNNSIKLSDFSEIPEGLQNLLLTNSRGYKWFTLDDLKASTSQFASENLIGNGGCNRVYKGTLECGKLVAIKILESSKQGWKDFALEFDIISSLKHKHITPLLGICVEDNALISVYDFLPKGSLEENLHGKKEDKFVLSWELRYDVAIGIAEALHYLHKESPQPVIHRDIKSANVLLSNEFEAKLSDFGLAIWGPITSSFVTQGDVVGTFGYLAPEYFMYGKVSDKIDVYAFGVVLLELLSGRRPIVSDSPKGQESLVMWAKPLLESRDVKSLLDPNLDGKVDEVQMKRMVLAATLCLIRSSRLRPSIIQILKILKGEEDIEKWANSKNICQQHDISENQGEEDDEVYPNSSAELHLSLALLDVDDDEMTSFSSTDRSSSLYLNESFKDRWSRSPSFD, from the exons ATGGGAAAGTTCTCTTCAGAAG ACACTGCGACGAATGATCGGAAAGAACTTAAACCAAGTCCTTTTACAACAAAAGAAACTGTGTCTGAATTTGGCGACTCTGAAGCGGAGACGGAAACTGTGGTATCCTTTTGTGAAACGACTAGGAGTACTGACTCATTCAGTCTAATAAGCCatcaagagaagagaagaagccTTTCAAGATCAGATTCTCTTCTTTCAACCGATTCTTTTTCTATGGACCAAAAGCTTGGTTGGCCTTTGCTTAGAAAATCAATTTCAGGGGCCCCACATACCCCAAAGGCAAGGAACATCTCAGTGGTTCATTGGGTGATGAGCTTACCAGATCGGTCTCCAATGCAATATTTACATTGTCCAACAATAGTAGAGAATCCCAACATGGAAGGAGAGCTCAATGACTTTGATAATGACACTAATAATAGTATCAAATTATCTGATTTTAGTGAAATACCAGAAGGGTTGCAAAATCTTCTTCTCACCAACTCACGTGGCTACAAATGGTTCACTCTTGATGATCTCAAAGCGTCAACTTCTcaatttgcttcag AAAATCTGATTGGAAATGGGGGGTGTAACCGTGTGTATAAGGGAACTCTTGAATGTGGAAAGTTAGTGGCAATTAAGATTCTtgaatcatcaaaacaagggtGGAAAGATTTTGCCCTCGAATTTGACATTATATCTTCTTTGAAACACAAACACATCACTCCTTTACTGGGAATTTGTGTTGAGGATAATGCTCTGATTTCTGTCTATGATTTTCTTCCTAAAGGAAGCTTAGAAGAAAATCTACATG GTAAGAAGGAAGACAAGTTTGTTTTGTCATGGGAACTAAGATATGATGTAGCTATTGGGATTGCGGAAGCTCTCCATTACCTTCACAAAGAAAGTCCTCAGCCTGTGATTCATAGAGATATTAAGTCTGCAAACGTTCTTCTCTCTAATGAGTTTGAAGCAAAG TTATCTGATTTTGGATTGGCCATATGGGGCCCCATAACTTCATCTTTTGTAACCCAAGGAGATGTGGTTGGAACATTTGGCTATCTAGCACCTGAATATTTCATGTATGGAAAAGTTAGTGACAAGATTGATGTCTATGCATTTGGAGTTGTACTTCTTGAACTCTTGTCTGGAAGAAGACCAATTGTTTCTGATTCTCCTAAAGGACAAGAGAGTTTGGTCATGTGG GCAAAGCCACTATTAGAGAGTAGAGATGTGAAAAGTTTATTAGACCCAAATTTGGATGGAAAAGTTGATGAAGTTCAAATGAAGAGAATGGTTCTAGCAGCAACTCTTTGCCTCATTCGCTCATCTAGGCTTCGCCCTAGCATCATCCAA ATATTGAAGATATTGAAAGGAGAAGAAGATATTGAGAAGTGGGCAAACTCAAAAAACATTTGTCAACAACATGACATATCAGAGAACCAaggagaagaagatgatgaagttTATCCAAATTCAAGTGCAGAGTTGCATTTGAGTCTTGCATTACTGgatgttgatgatgatgaaaTGACGTCGTTTAGCAGTACGGACAGAAGTAGCAGCCTGTATTTGAATGAGTCCTTTAAAGACCGATGGAGTAGGTCACCAAGTTTCGATTGA
- the LOC115704820 gene encoding protein kinase STUNTED isoform X2, translating into MITWKCIKVALTGQILTGSSARRALVREAISHGVEALVLGISKRSNIRSRISTAKYCAKRLSSTTEVLAIHNGKVLFRRCPITKLSDTATNDRKELKPSPFTTKETVSEFGDSEAETETVVSFCETTRSTDSFSLISHQEKRRSLSRSDSLLSTDSFSMDQKLGWPLLRKSISGAPHTPKARNISVVHWVMSLPDRSPMQYLHCPTIVENPNMEGELNDFDNDTNNSIKLSDFSEIPEGLQNLLLTNSRGYKWFTLDDLKASTSQFASENLIGNGGCNRVYKGTLECGKLVAIKILESSKQGWKDFALEFDIISSLKHKHITPLLGICVEDNALISVYDFLPKGSLEENLHGKKEDKFVLSWELRYDVAIGIAEALHYLHKESPQPVIHRDIKSANVLLSNEFEAKLSDFGLAIWGPITSSFVTQGDVVGTFGYLAPEYFMYGKVSDKIDVYAFGVVLLELLSGRRPIVSDSPKGQESLVMWAKPLLESRDVKSLLDPNLDGKVDEVQMKRMVLAATLCLIRSSRLRPSIIQILKILKGEEDIEKWANSKNICQQHDISENQGEEDDEVYPNSSAELHLSLALLDVDDDEMTSFSSTDRSSSLYLNESFKDRWSRSPSFD; encoded by the exons ATGATTACCTGGAAGTGTATCAAG GTGGCACTTACTGGTCAGATATTAACTGGAAGTTCAGCCAGAAGGGCTCTGGTGAGAGAGGCAATCAGTCATGGTGTTGAAGCTCTGGTTTTGGGCATAAGTAAACGAAGCAATATTAG GAGTAGGATTTCCACAGCCAAATATTGTGCCAAGAGGCTATCTTCAACCACAGAAGTCCTGGCTATTCACAATGGGAAAGTTCTCTTCAGAAGGTGCCCCATCACTAAACTTTCAG ACACTGCGACGAATGATCGGAAAGAACTTAAACCAAGTCCTTTTACAACAAAAGAAACTGTGTCTGAATTTGGCGACTCTGAAGCGGAGACGGAAACTGTGGTATCCTTTTGTGAAACGACTAGGAGTACTGACTCATTCAGTCTAATAAGCCatcaagagaagagaagaagccTTTCAAGATCAGATTCTCTTCTTTCAACCGATTCTTTTTCTATGGACCAAAAGCTTGGTTGGCCTTTGCTTAGAAAATCAATTTCAGGGGCCCCACATACCCCAAAGGCAAGGAACATCTCAGTGGTTCATTGGGTGATGAGCTTACCAGATCGGTCTCCAATGCAATATTTACATTGTCCAACAATAGTAGAGAATCCCAACATGGAAGGAGAGCTCAATGACTTTGATAATGACACTAATAATAGTATCAAATTATCTGATTTTAGTGAAATACCAGAAGGGTTGCAAAATCTTCTTCTCACCAACTCACGTGGCTACAAATGGTTCACTCTTGATGATCTCAAAGCGTCAACTTCTcaatttgcttcag AAAATCTGATTGGAAATGGGGGGTGTAACCGTGTGTATAAGGGAACTCTTGAATGTGGAAAGTTAGTGGCAATTAAGATTCTtgaatcatcaaaacaagggtGGAAAGATTTTGCCCTCGAATTTGACATTATATCTTCTTTGAAACACAAACACATCACTCCTTTACTGGGAATTTGTGTTGAGGATAATGCTCTGATTTCTGTCTATGATTTTCTTCCTAAAGGAAGCTTAGAAGAAAATCTACATG GTAAGAAGGAAGACAAGTTTGTTTTGTCATGGGAACTAAGATATGATGTAGCTATTGGGATTGCGGAAGCTCTCCATTACCTTCACAAAGAAAGTCCTCAGCCTGTGATTCATAGAGATATTAAGTCTGCAAACGTTCTTCTCTCTAATGAGTTTGAAGCAAAG TTATCTGATTTTGGATTGGCCATATGGGGCCCCATAACTTCATCTTTTGTAACCCAAGGAGATGTGGTTGGAACATTTGGCTATCTAGCACCTGAATATTTCATGTATGGAAAAGTTAGTGACAAGATTGATGTCTATGCATTTGGAGTTGTACTTCTTGAACTCTTGTCTGGAAGAAGACCAATTGTTTCTGATTCTCCTAAAGGACAAGAGAGTTTGGTCATGTGG GCAAAGCCACTATTAGAGAGTAGAGATGTGAAAAGTTTATTAGACCCAAATTTGGATGGAAAAGTTGATGAAGTTCAAATGAAGAGAATGGTTCTAGCAGCAACTCTTTGCCTCATTCGCTCATCTAGGCTTCGCCCTAGCATCATCCAA ATATTGAAGATATTGAAAGGAGAAGAAGATATTGAGAAGTGGGCAAACTCAAAAAACATTTGTCAACAACATGACATATCAGAGAACCAaggagaagaagatgatgaagttTATCCAAATTCAAGTGCAGAGTTGCATTTGAGTCTTGCATTACTGgatgttgatgatgatgaaaTGACGTCGTTTAGCAGTACGGACAGAAGTAGCAGCCTGTATTTGAATGAGTCCTTTAAAGACCGATGGAGTAGGTCACCAAGTTTCGATTGA